The proteins below are encoded in one region of Silene latifolia isolate original U9 population chromosome 2, ASM4854445v1, whole genome shotgun sequence:
- the LOC141632735 gene encoding uncharacterized protein LOC141632735, whose amino-acid sequence MLASTTPVHTNQHQKATPTPTGWGVIELQLVAFIMVFSLTGLVPLLDLIFPAFASAYILALSKLSFPPHHHPNATMLSPNLYQAGRFFRIYVILGTTLGLFLPLAYVLGGFARGDDHAVRSATPHLFLLSLQILTENIISGVSLFSSPVRALVPLIYTVRRIFVILDWVQHVWVNKTLPLNAAAKDVAWFWFGRTLAVANMAYFSINLFCFLIPRFLPKAFERYYNERDEIRMKMSEDRRDASSQHTVDKKTD is encoded by the exons ATGCTGGCCTCAACTACTCCTGTTCACACAAACCAACACCAAAAGGCCACTCCTACTCCTACTGGTTGGGGAGTAATAGAGCTCCAACTAGTTGCTTTCATCATGGTTTTCTCTCTTACCGGCCTTGTCCCTCTCCTTGATCTCATCTTTCCAGCCTTTGCCTCCGCATACATCTTAGCCCTATCTAAGCTCTCCTTCCCACCTCATCATCATCCCAACGCTACCATGCTTAGCCCCAACCTTTACCAAGCCGGACGCTTCTTTCGGATCTACGTCATTTTGGGGACCACACTCGGACTGTTCTTGCCCCTTGCCTATGTGTTGGGAGGGTTCGCAAGGGGAGATGATCATGCAGTGAGGTCAGCCACGCCTCATCTGTTCCTGCTTTCCTTACAGATTTTAACAGAGAACATTATTAGTGGAGTCTCGTTATTTTCGTCACCAGTGAGAGCGCTTGTTCCTCTCATATATACAGTCCGGAGGATTTTTGTTATCCTTGATTGGGTGCAACACGTCTGGGTTAACAAGACTTTGCCTCTCAATGCCGCTGCTAAG GATGTTGCATGGTTTTGGTTTGGCAGAACATTGGCAGTCGCAAACATGGCCTACTTTTCCATCAATCTATTCTGTTTCCTCATCCCTCGGTTTCTACCAAAGGCGTTTGAGAGATACTACAACGAAAGAGACGAGATTCGCATGAAGATGTCTGAGGACAGAAGAGATGCATCATCTCAACATACTGTGGACAAAAAGACTGACTGA
- the LOC141644416 gene encoding exocyst complex component EXO70C1-like, producing MGKTPRPTKSISFNDRSVSKADKAALLNKSSSFSVHVDRRLPPPHRTPSSVKTENSDGRDQENGATLKEVSEEIDGLLENLSSIVDVSNLPEIPESVEKFAKMVQLEIEKYDSGDSPLNFGDDVDQDTMLVNMVSRLSKLSNLLTKFSPTQKPTPFLSLTTLVVQHAMTFMEEELRIILEDAMNPKSAKHSSNNVADATGSEEEEEEEGANNYPGISQDKISNMRRIVALMISAGYETECCQVYSILRRNAFKEAMNLHGFDKISIDEVQRMQWEALEDHIGSWIKVVKYAAKVLLPGEKRLCDSVFSDSHPSISEAMFSNLIRSAVILFLNFAEAIGMTKRSAERLFKVLDIYETLSELMAALDGLCSDKCAHELRSELSSVRRRLGEAAVSIFCDLENSIKNDVARNPVPGGAVHPLTRYTMNYLRYACDFKETLEQVFSLHHVTEQHLEALEPRRDPGHKENNNNNEHQNEESGPKQTPFAAELICIMELLDANLEAKSKLYKDPSLRFIFLMNNGRYILQKIKESAEINEMVGNSCRRKRSSELRGYHKSYQRETWSRVLQCLNQEGLQVKGKIQKPVLKERFKNFNQMFEEIHKAQSSWVVSDEQLRSELRVSISAVMIPAYRSFMARFGQHFTPGRQSEKYIKFQPEDIESTIEGLFEGNQNLSMARRKT from the coding sequence ATGGGGAAGACTCCTCGTCCGACCAAGTCCATTAGCTTCAATGATCGGAGTGTCTCCAAGGCGGATAAAGCCGCCCTTCTTAATAAATCCTCTAGCTTCAGTGTTCATGTAGACCGCCGCCTTCCTCCTCCCCACAGAACCCCTTCTTCTGTTAAAACCGAAAACAGCGATGGAAGGGACCAAGAAAATGGGGCGACTCTAAAAGAGGTTTCTGAGGAGATAGATGGCCTACTTGAAAATTTATCATCAATTGTGGATGTTTCCAATCTCCCTGAGATTCCTGAGTCGGTGGAGAAATTTGCCAAGATGGTCCAGTTGGAGATTGAGAAGTACGACTCAGGCGACTCTCCCTTGAACTTTGGGGATGATGTAGATCAAGACACCATGCTGGTCAATATGGTGAGCCGGCTATCAAAATTGTCTAATCTCCTTACCAAATTCTCTCCCACCCAAAAGCCAACCCCTTTCCTTAGCTTGACAACCCTAGTTGTCCAACATGCCATGACTTTCATGGAAGAGGAGCTTCGAATCATTCTAGAAGATGCTATGAACCCTAAATCCGCAAAGCATTCTTCTAACAATGTGGCTGATGCCACTggttcagaagaagaagaagaagaagagggggCCAATAACTACCCGGGGATTAGCCAAGACAAAATATCCAACATGAGGAGAATTGTTGCTCTTATGATTTCAGCTGGGTATGAAACAGAGTGCTGTCAAGTTTACAGCATCTTGAGAAGAAACGCGTTCAAGGAAGCGATGAACTTACATGGATTCGATAAGATAAGCATTGATGAGGTACAAAGGATGCAATGGGAGGCTTTAGAAGACCACATTGGTAGCTGGATCAAAGTTGTCAAATATGCTGCCAAGGTCCTGTTGCCGGGGGAGAAGAGGCTTTGTGATTCCGTCTTCTCTGACTCTCACCCCTCAATCAGCGAGGCCATGTTTTCCAACCTAATAAGATCCGCTGTCATTCTATTTCTTAACTTTGCCGAGGCAATTGGAATGACAAAGCGATCTGCAGAGAGGCTTTTCAAGGTGCTTGACATTTACGAGACTTTGTCCGAGCTCATGGCCGCCTTAGATGGTTTATGCTCCGACAAATGTGCTCATGAGCTAAGGTCCGAGCTATCATCTGTAAGGCGTCGGTTAGGTGAAGCCGCGGTTTCTATCTTTTGCGATCTGGAGAACTCGATCAAAAACGATGTTGCAAGGAACCCGGTCCCGGGGGGTGCAGTCCACCCTTTAACCCGGTACACCATGAACTACCTAAGGTACGCTTGTGATTTTAAAGAGACTCTCGAGCAAGTATTCTCTCTCCACCACGTCACTGAACAACATTTAGAAGCGCTCGAGCCAAGGCGGGACCCGGGGCACAaagagaacaacaacaacaatgaacaCCAAAACGAAGAATCAGGCCCCAAACAAACACCATTTGCCGCAGAACTAATATGTATCATGGAGTTATTGGACGCAAACCTTGAGGCCAAGTCCAAGTTATACAAAGATCCGTCATTGAGGTTCATATTCTTGATGAACAACGGAAGATACATCCTGCAAAAGATCAAAGAATCGGCGGAAATTAATGAGATGGTGGGAAATAGTTGTCGTAGAAAGAGGTCTTCGGAGTTGAGAGGATATCATAAAAGCTACCAGAGAGAGACATGGAGCCGGGTTCTGCAGTGCCTGAACCAAGAAGGATTGCAGGTGAAAGGCAAGATTCAGAAACCGGTACTCAAGGAGCGGTTTAAGAATTTCAACCAAATGTTTGAAGAAATTCATAAAGCGCAGAGCAGTTGGGTAGTGAGTGATGAGCAGCTTCGATCTGAACTCCGAGTATCTATCTCAGCAGTTATGATTCCGGCTTATCGGTCTTTCATGGCCAGGTTTGGACAACATTTTACTCCAGGAAGACAGTCAGAAAAGTATATAAAGTTCCAACCCGAAGATATAGAGTCGACCATCGAAGGACTGTTTGAAGGCAATCAGAATCTGTCCATGGCTAGGAGGAAAACTTAA
- the LOC141644417 gene encoding pentatricopeptide repeat-containing protein At4g18520, chloroplastic-like has product MLLHTHTYNNNNSLVLSVSPSLLCRPPYSCLSRPTNLSKSLHFPTNPTCYSHILQHTSSLPTSPILDSSRLASLLQSTTRLKHVKLIHSFILKSHETYSLVFLYNNLINAYLAFGDLLDARKVFDGMPHTTRNVISWTAMLNAYFKFGLQNQALVLFHEFLKTDITPNGTTFVCLLNLCGKRLDYELGRQVHACIIKAGFNHLILDSALLYFYAQCGEFLSAFQVFDAMKHRDVVSWTTLITCCSQQGYGHKAFSLFSQMLLEDYLPNEHTVCSILKACAEEKALRFGRQLHVLALKKVIRNDVYIGTSLVDMYASCAQILESRKVFDRMKRRNTVTWTSIIAGCARNGRGYDALNLFRLMKRRKIVANNFTMVSILRACGSITALMTGKEVHAQVLKMSAQNNIYVGSTLVWLYCKCGEYTLASKVLQRMPMRDVVSWTAMISGCAHLGHEFEALGFLKKMFGEGVEPNPFTYSSILKACASLEAIEHGKLIHSSLNKSPAFSNNVYVGSALINMYAKCGYVSEAFRVFSNMPERNLVSWRSMIVGYARNGHCRDALKLIYQMQAEGMEVDDYIVTSVLSACGDVEWNLELPYEQFLKLS; this is encoded by the coding sequence ATGTTGCTTCACAcacatacatataataataataattcccttgTATTATCTGTTTCTCCATCACTTTTATGCAGACCTCCTTATTCATGTCTATCCCGACCCACTAATCTTTCTAAATCCTTGCATTTTCCCACAAATCCTACTTGTTATTCCCATATTCTTCAACATACCTCATCACTTCCTACTTCTCCCATTCTTGATTCTTCTCGCCTTGCTTCTTTGCTTCAGTCAACCACTAGACTCAAACATGTTAAGCTTATACACTCTTTTATTCTCAAGTCTCATGAAACATATTCTCTTGTTTTCCTTTATAATAATTTGATCAATGCCTATTTGGCTTTTGGGGACTTACTGGACGCCCGCAAGGTGTTTGATGGAATGCCTCACACAACTAGAAATGTTATTTCTTGGACTGCAATGCTTAATGCTTATTTCAAGTTTGGTTTACAAAACCAAGCCCTTGTCCTTTTTCATGAGTTTTTGAAGACGGACATTACACCAAATGGGACCACTTTTGTGTGTCTCTTAAATTTGTGTGGTAAGAGGTTGGATTATGAGTTGGGGAGGCAGGTTCATGCTTGTATCATCAAAGCAGGATTCAATCATTTGATACTAGATAGTGCTCTTTTATACTTTTATGCACAATGTGGCGAATTTTTGAGTGCTTTCCAAGTCTTTGATGCCATGAAACACCGGGATGTAGTTAGCTGGACGACACTCATCACTTGTTGCTCTCAACAAGGCTATGGACACAAGGCATTCTCACTATTCTCACAAATGCTATTGGAGGACTATTTGCCCAATGAGCACACTGTCTGTAGCATTCTAAAGGCGTGTGCAGAAGAAAAGGCGTTGAGATTTGGGAGACAGTTGCATGTTCTTGCTCTCAAAAAAGTCATCAGGAACGATGTTTACATTGGCACTTCCCTGGTAGATATGTATGCTAGTTGTGCCCAAATTCTGGAGTCTAGGAAAGTATTTGATAGGATGAAAAGGAGAAACACGGTCACATGGACTTCAATCATTGCTGGTTGTGCAAGAAACGGCCGTGGATATGATGCGTTAAATCTTTTCCGGCTTATGAAAAGACGGAAAATTGTAGCAAATAATTTCACAATGGTCAGCATCCTCCGAGCATGTGGCTCTATAACTGCTCTAATGACGGGCAAAGAAGTCCATGCACAAGTCTTGAAGATGTCAGCACAAAATAACATCTATGTAGGAAGCACTCTTGTATGGCTCTATTGCAAATGTGGAGAGTATACCCTTGCTTCCAAGGTTCTCCAAAGAATGCCTATGAGAGACGTCGTCTCATGGACGGCCATGATTTCCGGTTGTGCCCATCTTGGGCATGAGTTTGAGGCTCTTGGTTTTTTGAAAAAGATGTTTGGGGAAGGCGTGGAGCCTAACCCTTTCACATATTCCTCAATATTGAAAGCTTGTGCAAGCTTAGAAGCTATCGAGCATGGAAAACTAATacactcttctctcaacaaatCCCCTGCCTTTTCGAACAATGTATATGTGGGGAGTGCTCTTATAAATATGTATGCAAAATGTGGTTATGTCTCCGAGGCTTTTCGGGTGTTCTCAAACATGCCTGAGAGGAACTTAGTTAGTTGGAGATCAATGATTGTGGGGTATGCTCGGAATGGACACTGTCGGGATGCTCTCAAGCTCATTTACCAGATGCAGGCGGAAGGTATGGAAGTGGATGATTACATTGTGACAAGCGTTCTTTCAGCATGTGGCGATGTGGAGTGGAACTTGGAACTTCCGTATGAACAATTCTTGAAACTAAGTTGA
- the LOC141644415 gene encoding uncharacterized protein LOC141644415 — MKLNKSKNKGKVHPSPSSLSSNPNDTVSTLNKLLPAAILTLISILSLQDQEVLAYMITHSLSSSSPFFTSSSSSSSRKNKKVTPDNNNNNNSGKKLPHKVPCFDCGCFDCYTSYWFRWDSSPHRELIHQAIEAFEEHLSASEQQISNKLTPKSTRKNTHKLKKSDASCSLFTPEVVTMSVIDQDSPEIVVTENGESSSVKGGGDDVEVEEERESGVQEKQVQQQQQQQHKGLARKVLPDVIGLFNSRLWNLWGPNV, encoded by the coding sequence ATGAAGCTTAACAAGAGCAAGAACAAAGGCAAGGTCCATCCTTCTCCCTCTTCCTTATCCTCAAACCCAAACGACACCGTATCAACCCTCAACAAACTCCTTCCAGCAGCAATCCTTACCCTCATCTCCATCCTCTCTCTTCAAGACCAGGAAGTTCTCGCTTACATGATTACTCACTCTCTCTCCTCTTCCTCTCCCTTTTtcacatcttcttcttcttcttcttctcgtAAGAACAAGAAAGTTACCCccgataacaacaacaacaacaacagcggTAAAAAGTTACCTCACAAGGTTCCTTGTTTTGACTGCGGTTGTTTCGATTGTTACACGAGTTACTGGTTTCGGTGGGATTCTTCACCTCACAGGGAACTTATTCACCAAGCTATCGAAGCTTTCGAAGAACACCTTTCCGCGTCGGAACAACAAATCTCTAACAAACTCACTCCCAAGTCAACTCGTAAGAATACTCATAAACTCAAGAAATCTGACGCAAGTTGTTCTCTTTTTACCCCCGAGGTGGTCACCATGAGTGTTATTGATCAAGATTCGCCGGAGATTGTGGTGACGGAAAATGGGGAATCTTCATCGGTGAAGGGTGGTGGTGATGAcgtggaggtggaggaggagaGAGAAAGTGGAGTCCAGGAAAAGCAAgttcaacagcagcagcagcagcagcacaAGGGGTTGGCGAGAAAGGTACTTCCGGACGTGATTGGGTTGTTTAATTCTCGTTTATGGAACCTTTGGGGTCCGAATGTTtga
- the LOC141641962 gene encoding uncharacterized protein LOC141641962, with translation MEEVRALREDKKLGSGGGVWRKTWEKCKSFNHTKPTTQRSSSSVLLGSVSNTNTSNTNTNTTPPNASPYMAKSKSWSTLYPRTPTTPRGGGVSGNKWGRSLSKKLSLSRSSSKVGLSTPKGCLSVYVGPERERFIIKVECTSHPLFKLLLEEAESEYGFHSDGPLVLPCDPDMFSKVLFQMESDRHDDYIITHSTCSPRGRTSYHHLPPSSSTTSLNNY, from the coding sequence atggaAGAGGTTAGGGCGTTGAGAGAAGACAAGAAATTAGGTAGCGGCGGAGGTGTATGGagaaaaacatgggaaaaatgcAAGTCATTCAACCATACTAAACCAACTACCCAAAGATCATCATCATCAGTATTACTTGGCAGTGTTTCAAATACAAATACATCAAATACAAATACAAATACTACTCCGCCGAATGCAAGTCCATACATGGCCAAGAGCAAATCATGGTCAACTCTATACCCAAGAACACCAACAACACCACGAGGAGGAGGAGTATCAGGTAATAAATGGGGGAGATCATTATCCAAGAAGTTGTCGTTGTCGAGGAGTAGTAGTAAGGTGGGGCTTTCAACACCCAAAGGCTGTCTATCTGTATACGTGGGACCCGAAAGGGAGAGGTTCATAATCAAGGTAGAATGCACAAGCCATCCATTATTCAAATTGCTACTGGAAGAAGCCGAATCAGAATACGGGTTTCACAGCGATGGCCCGCTAGTCTTACCGTGTGACCCAGATATGTTCTCAAAGGTGTTGTTCCAAATGGAGTCCGACCGTCATGATGATTATATTATTACACATTCAACATGTAGCCCTCGAGGCCGCACCTCTTACCATCATCTTCCCCCTTCATCCTCCACCACCTCCCTCAACaactattag